The genomic window GGAGCTTCACGACCTCGGACAACAAGTGACACTACCGGATTGGATTGGCGCGGAAGTGGCATTCGACGAGCGATATCGCAATTCCCGCCTCGCTGACTTCCCTTGGCGGCCGCGTACGATCGCGGTTCCAGCGGTTCCTCAACCGGGTCGCATATCGTCGGAATACTAAGGAGGCGCTACTCGGTCTTGGGCGTAGAGAGACACGCTGGGCAAACGCCAGCGGAGCTGGCTTCCCCAAAGCGCATGCGGCGCGCGCTGTAAACCGAGGAGTTGGCTTACGCCCCCCTGTCTGTTTGATCTGTGCGAGAGTGATAGTGCGGAAGGGAGCCCCCCGATGGTCTGGAGCCCGTGCGGGAGCATGGGTCCCTTCCGCTTTCTCTGAACCCTGAACAGTTGCTTGGGACGGCCGATCCCGCACGACATGGACAGGAGCTCTCACCATGCCACAGCCCGTCGTCGGCTGCGATCTCTCACGCGCCTTCATTGATTTCTGCCACCTGCCGACCGGAACAGTCGACCGGATCACCAATACTCTCGAAGCCATCGCCGCATTCATCGACGGCATGGCTCGTGACGCCCTCGTCGTCTTCGAGGGCACCAGCGGCTGCGACGGTTGCCTCATCGCCTTGCCCACCGAGCGGGCGCAGTCGTTCTCGCGCGTCAATCCGCGGCGGGCCCGCCTGCTCGCCGCCGTACCCGGCATCAGCATCTTCGAGGCTCTCTACTCGTAGATCCACGGGAAAGCGGGGGAATTGTGTTGGTGGCAGTCTCCCGCTTATCACTACG from Hyphomicrobiales bacterium includes these protein-coding regions:
- a CDS encoding hypothetical protein (Evidence 5 : Unknown function) gives rise to the protein MPQPVVGCDLSRAFIDFCHLPTGTVDRITNTLEAIAAFIDGMARDALVVFEGTSGCDGCLIALPTERAQSFSRVNPRRARLLAAVPGISIFEALYS